From Novipirellula galeiformis, the proteins below share one genomic window:
- a CDS encoding FG-GAP repeat domain-containing protein, whose protein sequence is MLSCVILVSALSASRSSSATAGEPGSTFAPRLLALDANEGIAAGDIDGDGKTDLVAGRHWFSATDWAARPLRHVEDWNGYVQSNGDYLFDVNDDGRLDVIAGSFVPSEVHWYENPGDEALRLGRMWPKHLLVDTQRSQNEAQLFQDLDGDGVPEWIVNSWAKDAPTMVWRLVKKSTPVSKESPAAYELVPHQIGARGNAHGMGVGDMNQDGRLDVLTGKGWYEHPENGVWESEWTFHETWNLHASIPMLVVDLDGDGDSDVIFGKGHDYGLVWLENQGVDANGKLQFREHEIDRRFSQPHTLAWADVDGDGSNELITGKRYFGHNGNDPGGNEMPCLYYYRWNAADKTFTRHTIEEGHVGCGLQIVTAKLNDDDKTDIAVAGKSGTYLLLAK, encoded by the coding sequence ATGCTCAGTTGCGTGATCCTCGTTAGCGCCCTATCGGCGTCACGATCAAGCTCGGCCACCGCAGGGGAACCGGGCTCCACCTTCGCTCCACGGTTGCTCGCATTGGATGCCAATGAAGGGATCGCTGCAGGCGATATCGACGGAGACGGTAAAACCGATTTGGTCGCCGGCCGTCACTGGTTCTCCGCAACCGATTGGGCCGCCCGCCCGTTGCGGCACGTCGAGGACTGGAACGGCTATGTGCAAAGCAATGGCGACTATTTGTTCGATGTCAACGATGACGGCCGACTCGATGTGATCGCCGGATCGTTTGTGCCGAGCGAGGTCCATTGGTACGAGAACCCCGGCGACGAAGCGCTGCGACTTGGTCGGATGTGGCCCAAGCATTTGCTGGTCGACACCCAACGCTCGCAAAATGAAGCTCAGTTGTTTCAGGACCTCGACGGCGATGGCGTCCCCGAATGGATCGTCAATAGTTGGGCTAAGGATGCGCCCACGATGGTTTGGCGACTGGTCAAAAAAAGCACTCCGGTCAGCAAAGAGAGCCCGGCGGCGTACGAACTTGTCCCGCATCAGATCGGAGCACGCGGAAATGCTCACGGCATGGGCGTCGGCGACATGAACCAGGACGGACGGCTCGATGTTTTGACGGGCAAGGGATGGTACGAACATCCCGAAAACGGCGTCTGGGAATCGGAGTGGACTTTCCACGAGACTTGGAATCTGCACGCGAGTATTCCAATGCTGGTCGTCGATCTCGATGGCGACGGCGATAGCGACGTCATCTTCGGCAAAGGCCACGATTACGGACTGGTCTGGCTCGAGAACCAAGGCGTCGACGCGAACGGCAAGCTCCAATTTCGCGAACATGAAATCGACCGACGCTTTAGCCAACCCCACACCTTGGCCTGGGCCGACGTGGATGGCGACGGCAGCAACGAATTGATCACCGGGAAACGATACTTTGGTCATAATGGGAATGACCCCGGCGGAAATGAAATGCCTTGCTTGTATTACTATCGTTGGAATGCCGCCGACAAAACCTTTACGCGCCACACGATCGAGGAAGGCCATGTCGGTTGCGGACTGCAAATCGTGACCGCCAAACTCAACGACGATGACAAAACCGACATCGCGGTGGCAGGGAAAAGTGGTACCTACTTGTTGCTAGCAAAATGA
- a CDS encoding MaoC family dehydratase has translation MNHSTETKPLFLEDMTVGDRWSSPWREISGEDVADFARLTGDHDSLHSSESVASPFGEPVAHGLLGLSVLAGLGSDHPNASTLALVGISDWQFEAPIFFGDRVQVVTEVEQIQQHGRRAGRVTWLRELVNQHGRIVQRGRFVTLVATRSRARHLGNQEHAQRSLLPPR, from the coding sequence TTGAATCACAGCACCGAAACGAAGCCGCTGTTTCTTGAGGACATGACGGTCGGCGACCGTTGGTCGAGTCCGTGGCGTGAAATCAGTGGCGAAGACGTGGCGGATTTTGCCAGGCTTACCGGCGACCACGATTCCCTGCACAGCAGCGAGAGCGTGGCTTCCCCCTTTGGTGAGCCGGTTGCTCACGGATTGCTGGGATTGAGTGTGCTGGCGGGACTCGGCAGCGATCATCCCAATGCGTCGACGTTGGCCTTGGTCGGGATCTCCGATTGGCAGTTCGAAGCCCCCATTTTCTTCGGCGACCGCGTGCAAGTCGTCACCGAGGTGGAGCAGATCCAGCAGCACGGCCGTCGCGCCGGGCGGGTGACATGGCTGCGCGAATTGGTCAATCAACATGGGCGAATCGTTCAACGCGGACGTTTTGTCACGCTGGTCGCGACTCGCTCACGAGCTCGCCATCTGGGGAATCAAGAGCATGCCCAACGCAGCTTGCTACCGCCTCGCTAG
- a CDS encoding XylR family transcriptional regulator, producing MSTTPRVALFVETSRAYGRGVLKGIWQHVQEHGRWSILFRPRGLEEPTPAWMASWRGDGIIAHVTNLRTAALLKRSAAPCLDVLGDIQNTGFPVVKTDYQRIAEMAFSHLAGLGLQNLAICGLRRGHRPRLDERCDAFQVLAEEAGYDVKLFQPRGGGPYGPSWAKEQKQVVDWVRSLPKPIGIFACNDIRGREVLDACATANIPVPEQVAVIGVGNDELLCELNDQRLTSIDVNPIRVGYQSADLLCRMMAGQSVPAKFNVTPRRVVERQSTDMLAVEDPEVANAVKYIRLYACDAIDVNDVVQEVSLGRRVLERRFRALLGRSLKSEIVRVRLTRARELLIETTLSATAISYRCGFSSPAYFMDHFHKKVGVTAIEFRESARREQDPDTPEELE from the coding sequence ATGTCAACGACACCACGCGTTGCCTTGTTTGTCGAAACGTCTCGGGCCTACGGCAGAGGAGTGCTCAAGGGAATCTGGCAACATGTACAAGAACATGGTCGCTGGTCGATCTTGTTTCGACCGCGGGGTTTGGAAGAACCGACGCCCGCGTGGATGGCTTCCTGGCGAGGCGACGGAATCATTGCGCATGTAACCAACCTGCGAACGGCCGCGTTACTCAAACGCTCGGCGGCGCCCTGCCTCGACGTGCTTGGCGACATCCAAAACACGGGCTTCCCGGTGGTGAAGACCGATTACCAGCGCATCGCCGAAATGGCGTTCAGCCATCTAGCGGGCTTGGGTCTGCAAAACTTGGCAATCTGCGGATTGCGACGAGGCCATCGTCCGCGTCTTGACGAACGTTGCGATGCTTTCCAAGTTCTGGCAGAAGAGGCCGGGTACGACGTCAAATTATTTCAGCCACGCGGCGGAGGCCCGTACGGTCCGTCCTGGGCGAAGGAACAAAAACAGGTGGTCGATTGGGTTCGCAGCTTGCCCAAACCCATCGGCATCTTTGCCTGTAACGACATTCGTGGCCGCGAGGTACTGGACGCCTGCGCTACGGCAAATATTCCGGTTCCTGAACAAGTCGCGGTGATCGGCGTTGGCAACGATGAATTGCTTTGCGAATTAAATGATCAAAGACTCACGAGCATTGACGTCAATCCCATTCGTGTCGGCTACCAATCCGCCGATCTGCTTTGTCGAATGATGGCAGGACAAAGCGTCCCTGCTAAATTCAACGTAACTCCGCGTCGTGTTGTCGAAAGACAGTCGACCGATATGCTGGCGGTCGAGGATCCAGAGGTAGCAAACGCGGTGAAATATATTCGCCTGTATGCTTGTGATGCGATCGACGTCAACGACGTCGTTCAGGAAGTGTCCCTGGGCAGACGCGTGCTAGAACGACGGTTCCGCGCGTTGCTGGGGCGTTCGCTTAAATCCGAAATCGTGCGAGTTCGGCTGACGCGTGCCAGAGAGCTGTTGATCGAAACGACGCTCTCAGCCACGGCGATCTCTTACCGCTGTGGCTTCAGCAGTCCCGCGTACTTCATGGATCACTTCCATAAGAAAGTAGGAGTGACCGCAATAGAGTTCCGCGAGTCAGCGCGTCGCGAACAGGACCCTGACACTCCGGAGGAGCTCGAATGA
- a CDS encoding DUF1559 domain-containing protein, with the protein MPHQECVPNQRLQRRGRDDLKRGRRTGFTLVELLVVIAIIGVLVGLLLPAVQSAREAARRMQCTNNLKQLALAVHNYADTFKVIPPLEIWKSGRSTNWGSSVLLLPFIEQTALRDGLNPQGDAIPNVGDQPLLATRIDGFICPSDPGPDVNFAFNDLGKANYLPSQGVFWALYNDSGYTQPCRLAQITDGLSHTLMYSERFLGETPFRSVGGVWAGRSKTGGNVQAHGRAAWPPNTPYAGDLADISGASDPLNTRSAYSSLHPGGVNIARCDGSVRFVSENVDSITSYPSSSSTNFFRLADQAVSQPAQANRVWQNLFIPNDGNPVGDY; encoded by the coding sequence ATGCCCCACCAGGAATGTGTGCCGAATCAAAGACTGCAGCGACGAGGGCGTGATGATTTGAAGCGGGGCCGCCGGACCGGCTTTACGCTTGTTGAGTTGCTCGTTGTGATTGCAATCATCGGGGTTTTGGTTGGACTGCTATTACCCGCGGTCCAGTCTGCTCGCGAGGCCGCTCGACGAATGCAATGTACGAACAATCTCAAGCAACTCGCCCTCGCGGTTCATAACTATGCAGATACGTTCAAGGTGATTCCCCCTCTCGAAATCTGGAAATCAGGCAGATCGACCAACTGGGGATCAAGCGTCTTGCTATTGCCATTTATTGAGCAAACGGCATTGCGTGATGGGTTGAATCCGCAAGGGGATGCGATTCCCAATGTGGGCGACCAGCCTTTGCTGGCCACTCGGATTGATGGGTTTATTTGCCCCTCGGATCCTGGCCCCGATGTGAATTTTGCGTTCAACGATCTTGGCAAAGCAAACTACTTGCCCAGCCAGGGCGTTTTTTGGGCGCTGTATAACGACAGCGGTTACACCCAACCGTGCCGCTTGGCTCAAATCACCGATGGGCTTTCGCACACGCTCATGTACAGCGAGCGATTCTTGGGGGAGACGCCCTTTCGTAGCGTGGGAGGCGTATGGGCAGGACGCAGCAAGACAGGGGGCAACGTCCAGGCGCATGGTCGTGCCGCTTGGCCGCCTAATACTCCCTATGCCGGCGATTTGGCTGACATCTCTGGCGCGTCGGATCCGCTGAATACGCGGTCGGCCTATAGCAGCTTGCATCCAGGTGGCGTCAACATCGCTCGTTGTGACGGTTCGGTTCGCTTTGTCAGCGAAAATGTGGATAGCATCACCAGCTACCCCTCGAGTTCCTCCACGAACTTCTTCCGCCTCGCAGACCAAGCCGTATCGCAACCGGCGCAGGCCAATCGCGTCTGGCAGAACTTGTTTATTCCCAATGACGGCAATCCAGTCGGCGACTACTAA
- a CDS encoding sialidase family protein, producing the protein MATMLNRRNLIKAAATWGGAWALPSLPTNGWAKSYGEDRPLLRPVFDEVICPETAEHPRNDHQLILPLDSDRLMLVWSEYYLNAEKPSQREGNARIGDEVSCQISSITSSDRGRTWGDRRVLQPNQWQHNVKQSNLVRLSENEILLFYVGWDSATNRNVFRRRSLDNGQTWDEQVQISKPGWYCNNADRAIRLSTGRIILPAHGPFDPRYIGGTRYRGADLHSFVYYSDDGFRTWKTSKNSMTAQGRGCHEPTIVELKDGSLYCLMRNTNKKQYASISTDGGESWSTPQPTVLTSPEAPALLKRIPATGDLMVIWNNVSSSSNWPRTPLSVAISDDEAKTWKHVQDIDNRNNFEVAYPSATFVDDEVLVAYYSRDTKGSRGSEVTLRIYKTDQLYA; encoded by the coding sequence ATGGCGACCATGCTCAATCGACGAAATCTCATCAAAGCGGCCGCAACTTGGGGAGGAGCTTGGGCCCTGCCTAGCTTGCCGACAAACGGTTGGGCGAAATCGTATGGCGAAGATCGTCCGTTGCTTCGCCCGGTTTTTGACGAGGTCATTTGCCCCGAGACGGCGGAGCATCCTCGAAACGATCACCAATTGATCTTGCCGTTGGATTCCGACCGTCTGATGCTGGTTTGGTCCGAATACTACTTGAATGCGGAGAAGCCATCGCAGCGAGAGGGAAATGCAAGAATTGGAGATGAAGTCTCATGCCAGATTTCTAGCATAACGTCGTCCGATCGAGGCCGCACGTGGGGCGACCGACGCGTGCTGCAACCCAATCAGTGGCAACACAACGTCAAGCAGTCCAATCTGGTTCGGCTTTCTGAGAACGAAATTTTGTTGTTCTATGTTGGCTGGGATTCGGCGACCAATCGCAATGTCTTTCGGCGACGCTCGCTCGACAATGGCCAAACATGGGACGAGCAAGTGCAAATCTCAAAGCCTGGCTGGTACTGCAACAACGCCGATCGTGCGATTCGCTTAAGTACCGGGCGGATCATCTTGCCGGCGCATGGCCCATTCGACCCTCGCTATATCGGCGGCACGCGTTATCGGGGGGCCGACCTGCATTCGTTTGTCTATTATTCGGACGACGGTTTTCGGACTTGGAAGACCAGCAAAAACAGCATGACGGCCCAGGGGCGAGGATGTCACGAGCCGACCATCGTCGAGTTGAAAGATGGCAGCCTGTATTGCCTGATGCGAAATACGAATAAGAAACAGTATGCCAGTATTTCTACCGATGGCGGCGAAAGCTGGTCGACGCCACAGCCGACCGTACTGACTTCCCCCGAGGCCCCCGCGCTGCTCAAGCGAATTCCCGCCACCGGCGACTTGATGGTGATCTGGAACAACGTCAGCTCGAGCTCCAATTGGCCGAGAACGCCGCTTAGCGTCGCCATTTCAGACGATGAAGCGAAAACGTGGAAGCACGTTCAAGACATCGACAATCGCAACAACTTTGAGGTCGCCTATCCCTCGGCAACTTTCGTCGATGATGAGGTGTTAGTTGCCTATTACTCGCGAGACACTAAGGGAAGCCGAGGCTCCGAGGTAACGCTGCGAATCTATAAAACCGACCAGCTATACGCCTAG
- a CDS encoding Gfo/Idh/MocA family protein: MVDKLSAEQRKIGEDNYYEAVGSYYDVNRRDFLRGIVAAGAVSGAGLGAAYFGYGKVNDPVRVAVIGTGDEGNVLIGGCNPEYVDIKAVCDIRPYSEHRAFHGDWSSPSALGRRPGLISVAGYKDEAEARKNVKVYNADNGGIMECLNDPDIEAVIIALPLWLHASVAALAMEKGLHVLTEKLMAHNVAQCKVMSRMAAELKDPNGNPLHLATGHQRHYNVKYDNAINLIRWGLLGQLHHIRAQWHRGNLPGGDSWSMPLPGGEKIVGSDKKFDRIARDLAHRVNKLKTEKNPDEIVRLQNEIALWTAWDADKNVDPSKFGYQDFTLQGKIFTAMEELHRWRLFDRTGAGLMAELGSHQLDAVSIFLSSLRDDGKKVHPLSVHAVGGRHIMPLDREVGDHVYCMYEFPGPEYSETFDVGYYDRVEKYPNEKNPGNGPVPGYDTDPNKKVVVTYSSINGNGFGGWGEVVLGSKGTLILDKETDVMLYRNSDTSSKVGISKKGGGYALDTSASGDFAAPVAKAADSGPVSRGYREEIEHWAYCIRNPDKENRPRCYPAVAMGDAVIALGTNVALKNANAGKGGYLEFKEEWFDIDNDATPDGSKIEVEREFMKKPVA; this comes from the coding sequence ATGGTCGACAAACTTTCAGCGGAACAACGCAAAATTGGCGAAGACAATTACTACGAAGCGGTAGGAAGTTACTACGACGTCAATCGTCGAGACTTTTTACGCGGCATTGTCGCTGCCGGTGCGGTCAGCGGTGCGGGTTTGGGAGCCGCCTATTTCGGCTACGGCAAAGTCAATGATCCCGTTCGCGTTGCCGTGATTGGAACCGGAGACGAAGGCAACGTCTTGATCGGGGGCTGCAATCCCGAATACGTGGACATCAAAGCGGTTTGTGACATTCGCCCCTACAGCGAGCACCGTGCGTTTCATGGCGATTGGTCGAGCCCCTCGGCGCTGGGGCGTCGGCCCGGCTTGATTAGCGTGGCAGGCTACAAGGATGAGGCCGAAGCACGCAAAAACGTCAAGGTTTACAACGCCGATAATGGCGGCATCATGGAGTGCCTAAACGACCCCGACATCGAGGCCGTGATCATCGCATTGCCGCTTTGGTTGCACGCTTCGGTCGCCGCGTTGGCGATGGAAAAGGGGCTGCATGTGTTGACCGAAAAACTGATGGCTCACAATGTGGCCCAGTGCAAGGTGATGTCGCGGATGGCGGCGGAACTGAAGGATCCCAACGGCAACCCGCTGCATTTGGCGACCGGTCATCAACGTCACTACAACGTCAAATATGACAACGCCATTAACCTGATTCGCTGGGGTCTACTTGGCCAATTGCATCACATTCGCGCCCAATGGCACCGTGGCAACTTGCCCGGCGGTGACAGTTGGTCGATGCCATTGCCCGGCGGTGAAAAGATCGTCGGCAGCGACAAAAAGTTTGACCGTATCGCCCGAGACTTGGCTCACCGAGTCAACAAACTGAAGACGGAAAAGAATCCTGATGAGATCGTTCGGCTACAAAACGAGATCGCATTGTGGACCGCTTGGGATGCGGACAAGAACGTCGATCCATCGAAGTTTGGCTACCAAGACTTTACGCTCCAAGGCAAGATTTTCACGGCCATGGAAGAACTCCATCGCTGGCGTTTGTTTGACCGCACCGGTGCCGGTTTGATGGCCGAACTTGGCAGCCACCAACTCGATGCGGTCAGCATCTTCCTCAGCTCGCTTCGTGACGATGGCAAGAAAGTCCATCCGCTCAGCGTTCACGCGGTCGGCGGCCGACACATCATGCCCCTGGATCGCGAAGTCGGCGACCATGTCTATTGCATGTACGAGTTCCCTGGCCCTGAGTACTCCGAAACCTTCGACGTCGGCTATTACGATCGCGTCGAAAAGTACCCCAACGAAAAGAACCCCGGCAACGGCCCCGTCCCTGGCTACGATACCGACCCGAACAAGAAAGTCGTGGTCACCTATTCGTCGATCAATGGCAACGGCTTCGGCGGCTGGGGCGAAGTGGTGCTAGGATCCAAGGGAACCTTGATCCTCGACAAAGAAACCGACGTGATGCTCTATCGCAACAGCGACACAAGCAGCAAGGTCGGGATCAGCAAGAAGGGTGGCGGCTACGCCTTGGACACCAGCGCCAGCGGAGACTTCGCCGCACCCGTGGCGAAAGCAGCGGATTCCGGTCCGGTCAGCCGCGGCTACCGCGAAGAGATCGAGCACTGGGCATATTGCATCCGCAACCCAGACAAAGAGAACCGACCTCGTTGCTACCCCGCCGTCGCAATGGGCGACGCGGTCATCGCATTGGGAACCAATGTAGCGCTGAAGAACGCGAACGCGGGCAAGGGCGGTTACCTGGAATTCAAGGAAGAGTGGTTCGATATCGACAACGATGCAACGCCCGATGGCAGCAAGATCGAAGTCGAACGCGAATTCATGAAAAAGCCAGTCGCTTAA
- a CDS encoding DoxX family protein: MRELVLLPLRLAVGWGLSPRLLGLVGITMLVLLRLSVGWHFYTEGVDKVSSGKWSAAPFFANAKGPFAEHYRGLVWDHDGKIRLDRQRIDSEWKLVWAKISDHYKFDKKQNRQAQEVYKNALVQYDHVIDEYANDLEEYELGKSRVADLAVDPVRDGVSSLGGQRETIRKEWVSKGAGAMNDIEKIWENLTSSLIAIATPEQIQSHRAFAPSVPRSARIDTSVIDSIVPYFDIAVGLCILFGLFTPVAALAAAGFLISVFLSQYPPTSGPGSTYYQLIEGMACLVLAGTGAGRFAGLDYFLHLIVRKMAGGVPSDEA; this comes from the coding sequence GTGAGAGAGCTTGTATTGTTGCCGCTGCGTTTGGCCGTTGGCTGGGGGCTTTCTCCAAGATTACTGGGACTGGTGGGCATCACCATGCTGGTGCTACTTCGCCTGTCGGTCGGCTGGCATTTTTACACCGAGGGGGTCGACAAGGTGTCGTCGGGCAAATGGTCCGCAGCCCCATTTTTCGCCAATGCCAAAGGCCCCTTTGCCGAGCATTATCGTGGACTCGTCTGGGACCATGATGGTAAAATTCGTTTAGATCGCCAACGCATCGACAGCGAATGGAAATTGGTCTGGGCGAAAATCAGCGACCACTACAAGTTCGACAAGAAGCAAAACCGACAAGCTCAAGAAGTCTACAAAAACGCCTTGGTACAATACGATCATGTGATCGATGAGTATGCGAACGACTTAGAGGAATATGAACTCGGCAAAAGCCGAGTCGCCGATTTGGCGGTCGACCCCGTGCGTGACGGAGTGTCGAGTCTAGGTGGCCAACGCGAAACGATCCGCAAGGAGTGGGTTTCCAAAGGCGCCGGAGCGATGAATGATATCGAAAAAATCTGGGAGAACCTCACCTCCTCTCTGATCGCGATTGCCACTCCGGAGCAAATCCAGTCGCACCGTGCTTTCGCCCCCTCCGTTCCTCGTTCAGCGCGAATTGACACCAGCGTGATCGATTCGATTGTTCCCTATTTCGATATCGCGGTGGGACTTTGCATATTATTCGGGCTCTTTACTCCGGTCGCTGCCTTAGCCGCAGCTGGTTTTTTGATTTCCGTATTCCTGAGTCAATACCCACCGACTTCGGGCCCAGGATCCACTTACTATCAACTGATTGAAGGAATGGCGTGCCTGGTGCTTGCAGGAACCGGCGCAGGACGATTCGCAGGTCTGGATTACTTCCTCCATTTGATCGTACGCAAAATGGCGGGGGGCGTCCCAAGCGACGAAGCCTAG
- a CDS encoding DUF1559 domain-containing protein: MKRYSSKRNDGFTLVELLVVIAIIGVLVGLLLPAVQSAREAARRMQCSNNLKQIGLALHNYHDTLNSIPPSIVIQNRIAWGAMVLPFMEQNSLHDQMKSHLAFDGNSTTNYWVGVQSGTPAATNAKDIDAKQGIAGFNCPSDPMGELNLEMGSYGKSNYVGARTACYYNSPTATTCSDQFAAMPESTDIPTPRKFRDFIDGLSNTIVITERTTQGTPQGSLWMGSYDNIPYRIWTRIERASDDVYVINGNYAYTTSSVHPGGAQVLFGDGSIHFLTESINIKTWSALGTINSGEVIESF, encoded by the coding sequence ATGAAACGCTACAGCTCGAAACGAAACGACGGATTCACTCTGGTGGAATTGCTTGTGGTCATCGCGATCATCGGCGTTCTGGTCGGACTGCTATTACCCGCGGTCCAGTCCGCTCGCGAGGCCGCTCGCCGAATGCAGTGTTCAAACAATCTCAAGCAGATTGGACTCGCACTGCACAACTACCACGACACGCTCAACTCGATACCTCCTAGCATCGTTATCCAGAACCGGATCGCATGGGGCGCAATGGTCTTGCCTTTCATGGAGCAAAACTCCCTTCACGATCAAATGAAAAGCCACCTCGCGTTTGATGGCAATTCAACGACTAATTACTGGGTCGGCGTTCAATCGGGCACTCCAGCAGCGACCAACGCCAAGGACATTGATGCCAAGCAAGGTATCGCTGGCTTTAATTGCCCCTCGGATCCGATGGGCGAGCTCAATCTTGAGATGGGAAGTTATGGCAAATCCAACTACGTTGGCGCTCGCACGGCCTGTTATTACAACAGCCCCACGGCGACGACTTGCTCGGATCAGTTCGCTGCCATGCCCGAATCAACCGATATACCGACACCGCGAAAGTTCCGCGATTTCATCGACGGCTTGAGCAACACCATCGTCATTACTGAAAGAACGACGCAAGGAACACCTCAAGGTTCATTGTGGATGGGCTCTTACGACAACATCCCTTATCGCATCTGGACTCGCATCGAGCGGGCGTCCGACGATGTGTACGTCATCAACGGAAACTATGCGTATACGACCAGCAGCGTGCATCCCGGAGGAGCACAGGTGTTGTTCGGCGATGGAAGCATCCACTTCCTGACCGAGTCGATCAACATCAAAACGTGGTCGGCGCTCGGTACCATCAACAGCGGCGAAGTCATCGAGTCATTCTAA
- a CDS encoding DUF1559 domain-containing protein: protein MNRYRANRNDGFTLVELLVVIAIIGVLVGLLLPAVQAAREAARRMQCSNNFKQIGLALHNYHDSLNALPYSFVTQNRVGWGAMILPYLEQNTMFDQMKNHLAFDGNSTTNYWVGVQSGSPLAANANDIDARQGIAAYNCPSDPMGEINTEMSNYGKSNYVGARTACYFSSPTATTCSDQYAAMPLSTDIPTARKFRDFVDGLSNTLIITERTTQGSPLGALWMGSYDAEGARVWTRIYRQAADYVINNNFPWTTSSVHPGGAQHLFSDGSVHFLTDSINVKTWAALGTVNSGEVIEPY, encoded by the coding sequence ATGAACCGCTACCGCGCGAACCGAAACGATGGATTTACTCTAGTGGAATTGCTTGTGGTCATCGCGATCATTGGCGTCTTGGTTGGACTGCTATTACCCGCGGTTCAGGCCGCTCGCGAGGCCGCTCGCCGAATGCAGTGCTCGAACAATTTCAAGCAGATTGGACTCGCACTGCACAACTACCACGACTCCCTCAATGCGCTGCCCTATAGCTTTGTCACTCAGAACCGAGTCGGATGGGGTGCGATGATTTTGCCTTACCTCGAACAGAACACCATGTTCGACCAAATGAAAAACCACCTCGCGTTTGACGGCAATTCAACGACCAATTATTGGGTCGGCGTCCAATCGGGATCGCCATTGGCCGCCAACGCCAACGACATTGATGCCAGGCAAGGCATTGCTGCCTACAACTGTCCCTCGGATCCGATGGGCGAAATCAACACGGAGATGTCTAATTACGGCAAGTCCAACTATGTAGGTGCACGTACGGCCTGTTACTTCAGCAGCCCCACGGCGACAACATGTTCGGACCAGTACGCTGCGATGCCCTTATCGACCGATATACCGACAGCACGGAAGTTCCGCGACTTCGTTGACGGGCTTAGCAATACCCTGATCATTACTGAAAGAACGACGCAAGGTTCCCCCCTTGGAGCACTGTGGATGGGCAGCTATGACGCTGAGGGAGCACGCGTCTGGACACGCATCTATCGACAGGCGGCCGATTACGTCATCAACAATAACTTTCCTTGGACGACGAGCAGCGTACATCCAGGAGGGGCACAGCATCTATTCAGCGATGGAAGCGTCCACTTCTTGACCGACTCGATCAACGTTAAAACCTGGGCGGCGCTCGGCACCGTCAACAGCGGCGAAGTCATCGAGCCATACTAG
- a CDS encoding carboxypeptidase-like regulatory domain-containing protein: MAPYQPSRSWLAILVTCSVLWCGGCSDFANVTGKVTLDGAPLPNALVTFTPAEGRASTGQTDQDGKYELSYTFDRLGAEVGSHTVRITSAASAESEAAPVETLPARYNADTELKAELKSGLNEVNFDLKSGGPVAPRTPPKANPTQGSSA; the protein is encoded by the coding sequence ATGGCTCCCTATCAACCCTCCCGCTCTTGGCTTGCGATCTTGGTGACTTGTAGCGTCTTGTGGTGTGGTGGATGTTCTGATTTTGCGAACGTCACGGGAAAGGTAACGCTCGACGGGGCTCCCCTTCCTAATGCACTCGTCACCTTCACTCCGGCTGAGGGCCGTGCATCCACGGGGCAAACCGACCAGGACGGCAAGTATGAACTTTCGTACACATTCGATCGTTTGGGTGCGGAAGTCGGCAGCCATACCGTACGCATCACCTCCGCAGCCTCTGCTGAATCAGAGGCTGCCCCTGTCGAAACGCTACCAGCCCGCTACAACGCTGATACCGAATTGAAAGCGGAGCTTAAATCAGGTCTCAACGAGGTCAATTTCGATCTGAAATCCGGAGGCCCCGTTGCACCTCGCACCCCTCCCAAAGCCAACCCCACTCAAGGCTCAAGCGCCTAG